A single Thermoanaerobacter uzonensis DSM 18761 DNA region contains:
- a CDS encoding helix-turn-helix transcriptional regulator — MNKLKELRIKYKLTQKELAKKLGVTPDYISQIERGRIPGMETAIKIANFFDTTVDEIFLANNRTKSSQL, encoded by the coding sequence ATGAACAAACTAAAAGAGTTAAGGATAAAATATAAACTCACACAAAAAGAATTAGCAAAAAAGCTTGGAGTAACACCAGATTATATTTCTCAAATTGAACGTGGTAGAATTCCCGGTATGGAAACTGCAATCAAGATTGCAAATTTCTTTGATACTACGGTAGACGAAATTTTTTTAGCAAATAATCGAACTAAAAGTTCGCAATTATAA
- a CDS encoding helix-turn-helix domain-containing protein: MDKKAKALELYLEGFKVVEIAKELGVSQPAVTKMLKQFPEYHQEKERRKKENQEKARQWRNEYKKQKREQYDEDYELVLKSHREDAAALSRRGKLSDDILIKLCILNYDYNKEKERLVFNESAGKRPADLPRSVYVHKNVLKQFRIPTRQ, translated from the coding sequence GTGGATAAAAAAGCTAAAGCCCTTGAGTTATATCTTGAAGGATTTAAGGTAGTAGAAATAGCTAAAGAACTAGGCGTTTCACAGCCAGCCGTTACTAAAATGCTGAAACAATTTCCGGAATATCATCAAGAAAAAGAACGCCGCAAAAAAGAAAACCAAGAAAAAGCTAGACAATGGAGAAATGAGTATAAGAAACAAAAAAGGGAGCAGTACGACGAAGATTATGAATTAGTGCTAAAAAGTCATCGAGAAGATGCTGCAGCGCTTTCAAGAAGAGGAAAACTCAGTGATGACATTCTTATAAAATTATGCATTCTTAACTACGATTATAATAAAGAAAAAGAAAGGCTTGTCTTCAACGAAAGTGCAGGAAAAAGGCCTGCGGACCTGCCTAGGTCGGTCTATGTGCATAAGAATGTTTTGAAGCAGTTTAGAATACCTACTCGACAATGA
- a CDS encoding helix-turn-helix domain-containing protein has product MLGERIKELRKKKGVTQKELALYLGVSDRAVGYYESGQRTPPPDILQKIADFFHVSVDYLLGRTDVYSPTDEITEAVSDDPELFEFWNTLKEREDLKLLFKQTKKLSPKEIKQIIRIIKAIEDEENKEE; this is encoded by the coding sequence ATGTTAGGTGAAAGAATAAAAGAATTACGAAAGAAAAAAGGAGTAACTCAGAAAGAATTAGCTTTATATCTAGGTGTTTCAGACAGAGCAGTAGGGTATTATGAGAGCGGACAGCGAACTCCTCCTCCTGATATATTACAAAAAATTGCTGATTTTTTCCATGTTTCTGTTGATTATCTTCTTGGAAGGACAGATGTTTACAGCCCTACTGACGAAATCACTGAGGCTGTTTCAGATGATCCAGAGCTGTTTGAGTTTTGGAATACATTGAAAGAAAGGGAGGATTTAAAGCTTTTATTTAAGCAGACCAAGAAGCTTTCTCCTAAAGAGATAAAGCAGATAATTCGAATAATAAAGGCAATAGAAGATGAAGAAAATAAAGAGGAATAA
- a CDS encoding topoisomerase DNA-binding C4 zinc finger domain-containing protein, producing the protein MKKVKCKQCDGYYVLKSGKFGKFVGCSNFPDCKSTLKIYEWAFEYIKEFGINLYGWDRICWNCGKTTKVYSYFLNYDLGELDEYFSWLDPIGLGDIEILDKFLSTKYSTIRKIFSKTVSMSYFANTCEHCGALQGRFFIVEDPHEIM; encoded by the coding sequence ATGAAAAAAGTTAAGTGTAAGCAATGTGATGGATATTATGTTTTAAAGTCAGGAAAATTTGGTAAATTTGTGGGTTGTTCGAATTTCCCCGATTGCAAATCAACATTAAAGATTTATGAATGGGCATTTGAATATATAAAAGAATTTGGTATTAATCTTTATGGTTGGGATAGAATTTGTTGGAATTGTGGAAAAACTACAAAAGTTTACTCTTATTTTTTAAATTACGATTTAGGAGAATTAGATGAATACTTTTCATGGTTAGATCCTATTGGATTAGGTGATATAGAAATTCTCGATAAGTTTCTATCTACTAAATACAGCACTATACGGAAAATATTTAGTAAAACAGTAAGTATGAGTTATTTTGCAAATACATGCGAACATTGTGGAGCTTTACAAGGCAGGTTTTTTATTGTTGAAGATCCTCATGAAATTATGTAA
- a CDS encoding stalk domain-containing protein codes for MSKTKGFLYDNITDPIATIIAPLIFLLFVIWALYFFTTPTPSYFYLNSNVADIGIRPISNENFILGQSTKRMYLKEAPFIYDSKIYLPLDAIVLASGIKEENVVKEKNRIIIKTEKSNNIYFDLKEKTVTIGREKMNLGSSLLVKNSEVFLSADYVEKIFKVKIEKDGNVVIMKYKLFPIPFD; via the coding sequence ATGAGTAAAACAAAAGGATTTCTTTATGATAATATTACAGACCCTATTGCTACGATAATTGCTCCACTTATTTTTTTATTGTTTGTCATATGGGCATTGTATTTTTTTACTACTCCTACACCAAGTTACTTTTATCTAAACTCTAATGTTGCAGATATAGGAATAAGGCCTATCAGCAATGAGAATTTTATTTTGGGCCAATCTACAAAAAGGATGTACCTCAAAGAAGCACCTTTTATTTATGACTCAAAAATTTATTTGCCACTTGACGCTATAGTATTAGCAAGCGGAATAAAAGAAGAAAATGTTGTGAAAGAAAAAAATAGAATAATAATAAAAACCGAAAAAAGTAACAACATTTATTTTGATTTAAAAGAAAAAACAGTAACTATTGGCAGAGAAAAAATGAACCTAGGAAGCTCCCTATTAGTAAAAAATAGTGAGGTGTTTTTGTCTGCAGATTACGTAGAAAAAATTTTTAAAGTGAAAATAGAAAAAGATGGGAATGTAGTAATTATGAAATATAAACTATTTCCGATACCTTTCGATTAA